A single genomic interval of Fibrobacter sp. UWB13 harbors:
- a CDS encoding S41 family peptidase, giving the protein MMFKPFSFRSVFMATLSALCIANAATDKKTPPGDFYDEVSRLNKVLSEVNRKYVENVNPTELTDAAINGIRNILDPHTTVFAPKDYESLRVSMEGKFGGVGITISLRDNILTVISPLSGTPAFKLGIRAGDRIRKIDGKETKGMSLDDAVNKLRGKIGTDVTVAIEREGVPDLMDYTITRAEIIVHAVPYYGMVTPEIGYIKLATFSDKTTSDVENALRSLQKQGMKKLILDMRYNPGGLLNQAIEISELFLKPGNVIVSTRGRTQKTESAARRTPLVKPEVPMVVLVNQGSASAAEIVSGALQDWDRALIVGKTSFGKGSVQTIFPLDNAGNALKLTTAFYYLPFGRCINKPENGIKGLALQDEEYEDEEKDAAKTDSVKADTAKRDTFYTNNGRMMFGGGGIKPDVDVELDPMPWVVQVQERMAMYFKFAVKIRPSLEKAGVKVNSEWAVPDSLFTQFKAFCKKDTNFMKVKSNALVGVDQLEKSIIREQNYMGDSAKTISDSTLVKRISEMRKALEDNRDAQFEANKDYIKDGIKRELLTAFVNDSVSTAFSLKRDKQLNEAIKYLSDTQLYKKAISAPPKQKKNAAKPKK; this is encoded by the coding sequence ATGATGTTTAAACCTTTTAGTTTCCGCTCTGTATTTATGGCAACGCTGTCCGCGCTTTGCATCGCGAACGCAGCAACCGACAAGAAAACTCCTCCCGGAGATTTTTACGACGAAGTTTCACGATTGAACAAGGTCCTTTCCGAAGTCAACCGCAAGTACGTTGAAAACGTCAACCCTACGGAACTCACGGACGCCGCCATCAATGGTATCAGAAACATTCTCGACCCGCACACAACGGTTTTCGCCCCCAAGGATTACGAAAGCCTCCGCGTCTCGATGGAAGGTAAGTTCGGTGGCGTGGGTATTACCATCAGCCTCCGCGACAACATCCTCACCGTTATTTCGCCGCTCTCCGGCACACCGGCATTCAAGCTCGGCATTCGCGCTGGTGACCGCATCCGCAAAATCGACGGCAAAGAAACGAAAGGCATGTCGCTCGATGACGCAGTCAACAAGCTCCGCGGCAAGATTGGCACAGACGTGACGGTCGCTATCGAACGTGAAGGCGTTCCCGACCTCATGGACTACACCATCACCAGAGCTGAAATCATTGTTCACGCCGTTCCGTATTACGGCATGGTCACTCCGGAAATCGGCTATATCAAGCTCGCCACCTTCAGCGACAAGACGACAAGTGATGTCGAAAACGCCCTCCGCAGCCTCCAGAAGCAAGGCATGAAGAAGCTCATCCTCGACATGCGCTACAACCCGGGTGGACTTCTGAACCAGGCTATCGAAATCAGCGAACTTTTCCTCAAGCCGGGTAACGTCATCGTCAGCACCCGTGGCCGCACACAGAAGACCGAAAGTGCAGCCCGCAGAACTCCGCTCGTGAAGCCGGAAGTTCCGATGGTCGTCCTCGTGAACCAGGGTTCCGCCAGTGCCGCTGAAATTGTTTCCGGTGCACTGCAAGACTGGGACCGCGCTTTGATCGTCGGTAAGACCTCGTTCGGTAAGGGTTCCGTGCAAACGATTTTCCCGCTGGACAATGCAGGCAACGCCCTCAAGCTCACAACTGCATTCTACTACCTCCCCTTCGGTCGTTGCATCAACAAGCCTGAAAACGGCATCAAGGGTCTCGCCCTGCAAGACGAAGAATATGAAGATGAAGAAAAAGACGCCGCCAAGACTGATTCCGTGAAGGCCGACACAGCCAAGCGCGACACGTTCTACACGAACAACGGCCGCATGATGTTCGGTGGTGGCGGCATCAAGCCGGACGTCGATGTGGAACTCGATCCGATGCCGTGGGTTGTCCAAGTCCAGGAACGCATGGCCATGTACTTCAAGTTCGCCGTCAAGATTCGTCCGAGTCTCGAAAAAGCTGGCGTCAAGGTGAACTCCGAATGGGCAGTGCCTGATTCTCTCTTCACGCAGTTCAAGGCGTTCTGCAAGAAAGACACGAACTTCATGAAGGTCAAGAGCAACGCCCTCGTCGGTGTGGACCAGCTTGAAAAGAGCATCATCCGCGAACAGAACTACATGGGCGATAGCGCAAAGACAATCTCTGATTCTACGCTCGTGAAGCGCATCAGCGAAATGCGCAAGGCTCTTGAAGACAACCGAGATGCCCAGTTCGAAGCCAACAAGGATTACATCAAGGACGGCATCAAGCGTGAACTTCTCACTGCATTCGTGAACGACTCCGTCAGCACCGCATTCTCGCTCAAGCGCGACAAGCAGCTGAACGAAGCCATCAAGTACCTGAGCGACACGCAGCTTTACAAGAAAGCCATCAGCGCTCCGCCGAAACAGAAGAAGAACGCTGCAAAGCCTAAGAAGTAA
- a CDS encoding sensor histidine kinase: MNDNVSTNNTEKCEGLFQRTRNKFAVLQEIGFERNENRLRELLKDERDLVQFPIPLFLPAFLVWLFMLLFPLGLILDPTNALNMSVNIKGLVGFYLPMLSTVFVFILNQKFLVPQLVFKKRYATYFVCNSVLVVATLFFREVAFFVMERSPNEGVGDFFSSYCFSFVKGHFGVWPVISFTILVVFVCILCVLYHVMFRQIVRAFILREQKRSELQYELDFLKNQLSPHFLFNTLNNISALIQIDPKRAESSMNKLSQLLRMMLYQVKDKYITLQEDVDILQKYADLEKLRLDESFDFVFNVNLENPKMMIEPLLVMPLMENAMKHCVNPNGKSFAHITITQAGDVLHFHSENSNFPRKSSRKGSGLGLSTFEKRLDLIYLDAYTYSVNIVDGVYISDLVIQLKKEKS, translated from the coding sequence ATGAATGACAATGTTTCTACAAATAACACTGAAAAGTGTGAAGGTCTTTTCCAAAGAACTCGTAACAAATTCGCCGTTTTGCAAGAAATCGGCTTTGAACGCAATGAAAACAGGCTTCGTGAGCTCTTGAAAGACGAACGCGACTTGGTTCAGTTCCCTATTCCGCTCTTTTTGCCTGCATTTTTAGTTTGGCTGTTCATGCTTTTGTTCCCGCTGGGGCTTATTCTGGACCCGACAAATGCGTTGAATATGAGCGTAAACATTAAAGGGCTTGTGGGCTTTTATTTGCCCATGTTGAGTACGGTTTTCGTTTTTATCTTGAACCAAAAGTTTTTGGTGCCGCAGCTTGTGTTTAAAAAACGCTATGCGACGTATTTTGTCTGTAATTCCGTTTTAGTGGTGGCAACGTTGTTCTTTAGAGAAGTGGCGTTCTTTGTGATGGAACGTTCTCCGAACGAAGGGGTTGGTGACTTCTTTAGTTCCTATTGTTTCTCGTTTGTTAAAGGACACTTTGGCGTTTGGCCCGTTATATCGTTTACTATCCTTGTTGTGTTTGTTTGCATTCTTTGCGTGCTGTACCACGTGATGTTCCGACAGATTGTGCGTGCGTTTATTTTGCGCGAACAGAAACGCTCGGAATTGCAGTACGAGCTGGATTTTTTGAAAAACCAGCTGAGTCCGCATTTTCTCTTTAATACTTTGAATAACATTTCTGCTTTAATCCAGATTGATCCGAAGCGGGCTGAAAGTTCGATGAACAAACTTTCGCAACTTTTGAGAATGATGCTTTACCAGGTCAAGGACAAGTATATCACGTTGCAAGAAGATGTGGATATTTTGCAAAAGTATGCGGACTTGGAAAAACTCCGTCTCGATGAAAGCTTTGACTTTGTCTTTAACGTGAATCTTGAAAATCCGAAAATGATGATAGAACCGTTGTTGGTAATGCCCTTGATGGAAAATGCGATGAAACATTGCGTGAATCCGAACGGCAAGAGCTTTGCGCATATCACCATTACGCAGGCGGGGGATGTTCTCCACTTCCATTCTGAAAATTCTAATTTCCCGAGAAAGTCGAGCCGCAAGGGAAGCGGGCTTGGACTTTCTACATTTGAAAAGCGATTGGACTTGATTTATCTGGATGCTTATACGTATTCCGTGAATATAGTCGATGGAGTTTATATAAGTGATTTGGTGATTCAGCTAAAAAAAGAAAAATCATAA
- the gyrB gene encoding DNA topoisomerase (ATP-hydrolyzing) subunit B: protein MAEETEEVKKAEADYSGSSITVLEGLEAVRVRPAMYIGSTDIRGLHHLVWEVVDNSVDEALAGFCNHIEISILPGNGIRVTDNGRGIPTDIHPKEKVGTIQVVMTKLHAGGKFNNSSYKVSAGLHGVGVSCVNALSNKLIVTVRRNGRVVRQEFARGIPCGPQVDIGESDGTTGTSVEFYPDDTIFSETVYVYDTLATRFRELAFLMSGLRLTLTDERDPEHKQTDTFCFPGGVSEFVRYVDEHRTPLFAEPIHLVLPDGQYPLEVAMWYNDGYQENFFSFVNNVNTYDGGTHVTGFKTALTRVISKFAQDMPKGKKEAQITSDDIREGLTAVIAIKVSQPQFEGQTKRKLGNSEIAGYVASAFGAKLEEYFQENPAAVKIILDKVYNAAVAREAAHRARTLARRKNVLESGGLPGKLADCSSRDPKECEMFIVEGDSAGGSAKMGRSREFQAILPIRGKILNVEKASLHRVLDTEEIQNLVNAIGTGIGTEFKIEKLRYDKIIIMTDADVDGSHIQTLLLTFFFRYMRPLIDAGHIFLAMPPLYKLKIGQKERYLFDENEKDKVMAEIEDKKNVAITRFKGLGEMSPEQLNDTTMNPKTRFLKQCHVEDSVLADQIFSMLMGEDVEPRRKFIETNAYKVLNDLDI from the coding sequence ATGGCAGAAGAAACAGAAGAAGTAAAGAAGGCGGAAGCAGATTATAGCGGTTCAAGCATTACCGTTCTCGAAGGTCTAGAAGCAGTTCGTGTCCGCCCTGCAATGTACATTGGTTCCACCGATATTCGCGGGCTTCACCACCTCGTTTGGGAAGTGGTCGACAACTCCGTGGACGAAGCTTTGGCTGGCTTCTGCAACCATATCGAAATTTCGATTTTGCCGGGTAACGGCATCCGCGTCACTGACAACGGCCGTGGCATTCCGACCGACATCCACCCGAAGGAAAAGGTTGGTACCATCCAGGTCGTGATGACCAAGCTCCACGCCGGTGGCAAGTTCAACAATAGCTCTTATAAAGTTTCCGCCGGTTTGCATGGTGTGGGCGTGAGCTGCGTGAACGCACTTTCCAACAAGCTTATCGTGACCGTGCGCCGCAATGGCCGCGTTGTCCGTCAGGAATTTGCACGCGGTATTCCTTGCGGTCCGCAGGTCGACATTGGAGAATCCGACGGAACAACCGGTACGTCTGTTGAATTCTATCCGGACGATACTATCTTCTCGGAAACCGTTTACGTGTACGACACGCTCGCCACGCGTTTCCGCGAACTCGCATTCCTCATGAGCGGACTTCGCTTGACGCTTACCGACGAACGCGATCCGGAACACAAGCAGACCGACACGTTCTGCTTCCCCGGTGGCGTTTCTGAATTTGTGCGCTATGTGGACGAACACCGCACACCGCTTTTTGCAGAACCGATCCACTTGGTTCTCCCCGATGGCCAGTACCCCTTGGAAGTTGCCATGTGGTACAATGACGGTTATCAGGAAAACTTCTTCAGCTTCGTCAACAACGTCAATACTTACGATGGCGGTACGCACGTGACGGGCTTCAAGACGGCCCTCACCCGTGTTATCAGCAAGTTCGCACAGGACATGCCGAAGGGCAAGAAAGAAGCGCAGATTACCTCGGACGATATCCGTGAAGGTCTTACCGCAGTCATCGCTATCAAGGTCTCACAGCCGCAGTTCGAAGGCCAGACCAAGCGCAAGCTCGGCAACTCCGAAATCGCAGGCTATGTAGCTTCTGCATTCGGTGCCAAGCTCGAAGAATACTTCCAAGAAAATCCAGCTGCAGTCAAGATTATCTTGGATAAAGTTTATAATGCCGCTGTGGCTCGTGAAGCAGCCCACCGCGCACGTACACTCGCCCGCCGCAAGAACGTTCTTGAAAGTGGCGGCCTTCCGGGCAAACTCGCCGACTGCTCCAGCCGCGACCCGAAGGAATGCGAAATGTTCATCGTGGAAGGTGACTCTGCAGGTGGTTCAGCAAAGATGGGTCGTAGCCGTGAATTCCAGGCCATTCTCCCTATCCGCGGTAAGATTTTGAACGTCGAAAAGGCAAGCCTCCACCGCGTACTCGACACCGAAGAAATCCAGAACCTGGTGAACGCCATCGGTACCGGCATCGGCACGGAATTCAAAATTGAAAAGCTCCGCTACGACAAAATCATCATCATGACCGATGCTGATGTGGACGGCTCTCATATCCAGACGCTTCTCCTCACGTTCTTCTTCCGCTACATGCGCCCGCTCATTGACGCTGGGCACATCTTCCTTGCCATGCCGCCTCTGTACAAGTTAAAGATTGGCCAGAAAGAACGCTACCTGTTCGACGAAAACGAAAAGGACAAGGTCATGGCCGAAATCGAAGACAAGAAGAATGTCGCGATTACCCGATTCAAAGGTCTGGGCGAAATGTCGCCGGAACAGCTGAACGACACGACCATGAACCCGAAGACACGATTCCTCAAGCAGTGCCATGTGGAAGACAGCGTCCTTGCCGACCAGATTTTCAGCATGCTCATGGGCGAAGACGTGGAACCGCGCCGCAAGTTCATTGAAACGAACGCATATAAAGTCTTGAACGATTTGGATATTTAA
- a CDS encoding ABC transporter permease yields the protein MNKMAEGLGRAVRRFLNKVVGYVLFIWELFKNIPGAFTNLHTTVEQMHHVGITSIPVVFAASLATGAIMSWQLAYQFGDMIPMMFVGMAVGKSVMVELCPILTAMVLAGRIGASMCSELGTMAVTEQLDAYKVLGLNPYKYLLAPRLIATVIMLPVLTILSIFIGIVGGYEVAHLYKEVSWSVFFYGVRMFYQNWDLVVGLIKATLYGFFISSYACFFGFFTHSGAEGVGKSTKATVVAGMTSILIGGFTLSKLLLV from the coding sequence ATGAACAAAATGGCAGAAGGTCTCGGACGAGCCGTAAGACGCTTCCTGAACAAGGTTGTGGGTTACGTGCTGTTTATCTGGGAGTTGTTCAAAAACATTCCCGGAGCCTTCACCAATCTTCACACGACTGTCGAACAGATGCACCACGTGGGTATCACGAGTATTCCCGTGGTGTTCGCCGCATCGCTTGCTACAGGCGCCATCATGTCTTGGCAGCTCGCCTACCAGTTTGGCGACATGATTCCCATGATGTTTGTCGGCATGGCTGTCGGCAAATCCGTGATGGTGGAACTCTGCCCAATTCTTACGGCGATGGTGCTTGCAGGCCGTATCGGCGCTTCGATGTGTTCGGAGCTTGGCACCATGGCAGTCACGGAGCAGCTTGATGCATATAAAGTATTAGGACTCAATCCTTACAAATACTTGCTTGCACCAAGACTGATTGCAACCGTCATCATGCTTCCGGTTTTGACCATTTTGAGCATCTTTATCGGCATTGTCGGCGGTTACGAAGTCGCCCACCTCTACAAGGAAGTTTCTTGGTCGGTGTTCTTTTATGGCGTACGCATGTTCTACCAGAACTGGGACTTGGTCGTGGGTCTTATCAAAGCAACACTTTACGGATTCTTCATTTCGAGTTACGCTTGCTTCTTCGGATTCTTTACCCATAGCGGTGCAGAAGGCGTGGGCAAGAGCACCAAGGCAACCGTGGTTGCCGGCATGACAAGCATCCTTATTGGCGGGTTTACCCTCTCCAAATTGCTGCTTGTTTAA
- a CDS encoding DUF721 domain-containing protein produces MFETKRTSNKSYTGNKVQDIQVLLERVLQKNHITEDINFKTISERFSEVVGPLLIDHVKPEKIDKNILVLKVANSALKFEMNLQKKAIIGKCNTLLGKPFIQGIRFV; encoded by the coding sequence ATGTTCGAAACAAAACGCACGAGCAACAAGAGCTATACGGGGAACAAAGTTCAGGACATTCAAGTCCTTTTAGAGCGTGTTCTCCAGAAGAACCATATCACCGAAGATATCAACTTCAAGACCATTTCGGAGCGGTTTTCGGAGGTGGTTGGTCCCCTCCTAATTGACCATGTAAAGCCTGAGAAAATCGACAAAAATATATTGGTACTCAAGGTCGCTAATTCGGCGTTAAAGTTCGAAATGAACCTCCAAAAAAAAGCTATTATTGGTAAGTGTAATACCCTCTTAGGGAAGCCTTTTATTCAAGGAATACGATTCGTCTAA
- a CDS encoding RNA polymerase sigma factor RpoD/SigA, with translation MKTLNNRDQKDIYMQYLNDISRYPLLTREQETVLLKKSAEGNKAALDMLVNSNLRFVVNIANLYKGRGLDIMELINEGNMGLIEAARRFDRSLKIKFISYAVWWIRQNITRALSEKGRMIRISAEKELMLRRFNRHAKDVQQVIGGTYTVNAQSLEGLSKYKANDIEKILMMGNTTSSLDTPVNEDGDATLGDTISDTQNRTDELADNNNRAEVFDKVLDKNLSSQEKEIIKLYYGFKMDSDLNLKEIAPMVGLSKERVRQLKENALNKLREANVERLLCEAA, from the coding sequence ATGAAAACCCTTAACAATCGAGATCAGAAAGACATTTACATGCAATACTTAAACGACATTTCTCGTTACCCGTTGCTCACAAGAGAACAGGAAACAGTATTGCTCAAGAAGTCCGCCGAAGGCAACAAAGCCGCCTTGGACATGCTGGTCAACTCCAATCTTCGCTTCGTCGTGAACATCGCTAACCTTTATAAAGGTCGTGGTCTCGACATCATGGAACTGATCAACGAAGGGAACATGGGACTCATCGAAGCGGCTCGCCGTTTTGACCGCTCCCTGAAAATCAAGTTTATCAGCTATGCAGTGTGGTGGATTCGTCAGAACATCACCCGCGCTCTCTCCGAAAAAGGCCGCATGATCCGCATTAGCGCCGAAAAGGAACTGATGCTTCGCCGTTTCAACCGTCACGCTAAGGATGTTCAGCAGGTCATTGGCGGAACTTACACCGTCAACGCCCAGTCTCTCGAAGGTCTTTCCAAGTACAAGGCAAACGACATTGAAAAGATCCTGATGATGGGCAACACGACTTCTTCGCTCGACACTCCGGTCAATGAAGATGGCGATGCAACGCTTGGCGATACCATTTCGGATACTCAGAACCGCACCGACGAACTTGCCGATAACAACAACCGCGCTGAAGTTTTCGACAAGGTATTGGACAAGAACCTCTCCAGTCAGGAAAAGGAAATCATCAAGCTCTATTACGGTTTCAAGATGGATTCCGACCTGAACCTCAAGGAAATTGCTCCGATGGTGGGTCTCTCCAAGGAACGCGTGCGCCAGCTCAAGGAAAACGCCTTGAACAAGCTCCGCGAAGCGAACGTCGAACGCCTCCTCTGCGAAGCTGCATAA